One region of Quercus lobata isolate SW786 chromosome 2, ValleyOak3.0 Primary Assembly, whole genome shotgun sequence genomic DNA includes:
- the LOC115967673 gene encoding MFP1 attachment factor 1-like, which yields MLSKQSILSKCYSTLLSDEASFAARLIEMKAFSTTAASASVEDDGIEIIQVYSHEISRKMLDTVKTRASSTVAASVVDAGTAPQTPSLKAAFTTTTSEDNSPTITES from the coding sequence ATGCTCTCTAAACAGTCCATTCTCTCCAAGTGCTACAGCACCTTGCTAAGCGACGAGGCCTCCTTCGCCGCACGCCTCATCGAGATGAAGGCTTTCTCCACCACCGCTGCATCCGCCTCTGTCGAGGACGACGGCATCGAGATCATCCAAGTTTACTCTCACGAGATCAGCCGCAAAATGCTCGACACTGTTAAGACTCGTGCCTCCTCCACCGTCGCTGCTTCTGTCGTCGATGCTGGAACTGCGCCGCAGACTCCGTCTCTCAAGGCTGCTTTCACCACCACTACCAGTGAGGATAACTCTC